The following proteins are co-located in the Sphingobium sp. Z007 genome:
- a CDS encoding efflux RND transporter periplasmic adaptor subunit: MIEQDKRLYGGVAAAVLVAAIGGFSVAKCTTDTPPAATEAAAKPEGEKKAGDVDTLAMTAAAIKNAGVVIETINAGGLGAEIVSQAIVAPSPTGEAIVTARAGGAVTRIFKRLGDSVRAGEALAVVESRDAAQIAADRTAAGAKAVLAQKSLARERYLFDQKVSARVDLEQAQAEAAVASAEAQRARVAAGAANVTSDGRGVVLASPISGRVTSMKVSLGAFVQPETELFRVADPRQIQIDAAVGPADASRLVAGDRAIVELPDGRTLDARVRAVTPTLSGETRAATAVLDVTGGVLQPGLAVRVRLLPSRGETSNAIVVPEDAVQTLEGRDVVFVRTAKGFRTQDVTIGQRSNGRVEIVKGLTSGTQVATKNAFLLKAELGKGAGEEE; encoded by the coding sequence ATGATCGAACAAGACAAGCGCCTTTATGGCGGCGTCGCCGCTGCTGTGCTCGTAGCTGCGATCGGCGGTTTCAGCGTAGCAAAGTGCACAACCGATACCCCACCGGCCGCCACCGAAGCGGCAGCGAAACCAGAAGGGGAAAAGAAGGCTGGCGACGTTGACACGCTCGCCATGACCGCAGCGGCGATCAAAAATGCCGGTGTTGTCATCGAGACGATTAATGCGGGCGGTCTTGGGGCTGAGATCGTGAGCCAGGCTATCGTCGCACCATCGCCTACCGGCGAAGCCATCGTGACGGCCCGCGCGGGAGGCGCGGTAACGCGGATTTTCAAGCGCCTTGGTGATTCGGTCCGCGCCGGCGAAGCGCTCGCCGTAGTGGAGAGCCGCGATGCAGCGCAAATCGCCGCTGATCGCACCGCCGCCGGCGCCAAGGCAGTGCTTGCGCAAAAGTCACTCGCCAGAGAACGCTATCTCTTCGACCAGAAGGTTTCTGCCAGAGTCGATCTGGAGCAGGCGCAAGCTGAAGCGGCAGTGGCTAGCGCTGAGGCCCAGCGCGCAAGGGTAGCGGCTGGTGCCGCCAACGTCACTTCGGATGGCCGGGGCGTGGTCCTCGCCAGTCCGATTTCAGGCCGGGTGACGTCGATGAAGGTCAGCCTCGGGGCATTTGTCCAACCTGAAACCGAACTGTTTCGGGTCGCTGATCCTCGACAAATCCAGATCGACGCGGCCGTCGGCCCCGCCGATGCGTCTCGTCTCGTTGCAGGCGATCGGGCCATTGTCGAACTTCCCGATGGTCGCACTCTCGATGCCCGGGTTCGCGCGGTCACGCCAACACTGAGCGGCGAAACGCGTGCCGCCACGGCCGTGCTCGATGTGACCGGGGGAGTCCTTCAGCCGGGGCTCGCCGTCCGCGTGCGGCTCCTGCCAAGCCGCGGCGAGACGTCGAACGCGATAGTGGTCCCCGAAGACGCGGTCCAGACGCTCGAAGGTCGTGATGTGGTGTTCGTGCGAACCGCCAAAGGCTTCCGCACTCAGGACGTCACGATCGGCCAGCGCAGCAATGGGCGTGTCGAGATCGTCAAGGGTCTGACATCAGGAACCCAGGTCGCCACCAAGAACGCATTTTTGCTCAAAGCCGAACTCGGCAAGGGCGCGGGCGAGGAGGAATAG